The following are encoded together in the Myxococcales bacterium genome:
- a CDS encoding P-II family nitrogen regulator, which produces MKKVEAIIKPFKLDEVKDALSEVGIQGMTVTEVKGFGRTGGKKEVYRGSAYVVDFVPKVKLEIVVPEAMVKEVIDAIEKSAKTGRIGDGKIFVTPIDEAVRIRTGERGEEAI; this is translated from the coding sequence ATGAAGAAGGTCGAAGCCATCATCAAACCCTTCAAGCTCGACGAGGTGAAGGACGCCCTGTCCGAGGTCGGCATCCAAGGTATGACGGTCACGGAGGTGAAGGGTTTCGGTCGCACCGGCGGCAAGAAGGAGGTCTACCGAGGTTCTGCCTACGTGGTCGACTTCGTGCCCAAGGTGAAGCTCGAGATCGTCGTGCCCGAGGCGATGGTCAAAGAGGTGATCGATGCCATCGAGAAGAGCGCCAAGACTGGGCGCATCGGCGACGGAAAGATCTTCGTCACGCCGATTGACGAGGCCGTGCGAATCCGAACCGGAGAGCGCGGCGAGGAAGCAATCTGA
- a CDS encoding GGDEF domain-containing protein translates to MAGDDLFETTVEVTVTRDFTRSWRKSTPGQAFLVVIAGPRLGHRVLLGEETLDIGRGVGCGFQLDLDSVSRLHARIRWDGTRHFIEDLRSTNGTFVNENKVGEHPLTDGDRVGIGKVLLKYLAGGNVEAAYHEEIQRLMRYDGLTGIFNRSHFDETLHNTMWRARFDGAPVSLIIFDLDHFKQVNDTHGHPAGDAVLRQSSAVVSQVLPPGTVFARTGGEEFAILCPGAPAAHAWQLAEHVRRAVEASTFSSEGTRIPITVSLGVAERVAPDEAPEKLYERADTQLYAAKAAGRNCVR, encoded by the coding sequence GTGGCAGGAGACGACCTGTTCGAGACGACGGTGGAAGTCACCGTCACGCGTGACTTCACACGCTCGTGGCGCAAGAGCACGCCCGGTCAGGCATTCTTGGTCGTCATCGCCGGTCCGCGTCTCGGGCACCGCGTGCTGCTTGGGGAAGAGACCCTCGACATCGGCCGGGGCGTCGGCTGCGGCTTCCAGCTCGACCTCGACAGCGTCAGTCGCCTCCACGCGCGCATTCGCTGGGATGGAACGCGGCATTTCATCGAAGATCTGCGCTCTACCAACGGCACCTTCGTGAACGAAAACAAGGTCGGCGAACACCCCCTCACGGATGGTGACCGCGTTGGCATTGGCAAGGTGCTCTTGAAGTACCTCGCCGGTGGCAACGTCGAGGCGGCGTACCATGAGGAAATTCAGCGCCTCATGCGCTACGACGGCCTCACCGGCATCTTCAACCGCAGCCACTTCGACGAAACGCTGCACAACACCATGTGGCGCGCGCGCTTCGATGGTGCGCCGGTCAGCCTCATCATCTTCGACCTCGATCACTTCAAACAGGTCAACGACACCCATGGCCATCCTGCGGGTGACGCGGTGCTCAGGCAGTCCTCCGCCGTCGTCTCTCAGGTGCTCCCGCCCGGCACCGTCTTCGCCCGCACGGGTGGCGAAGAGTTTGCGATTCTGTGTCCGGGCGCCCCCGCGGCGCACGCCTGGCAGCTGGCGGAGCACGTGCGCCGCGCGGTCGAGGCGTCCACGTTCAGCTCCGAAGGCACGCGCATTCCCATCACCGTGAGCCTCGGCGTCGCCGAGCGCGTCGCGCCGGATGAAGCGCCCGAGAAGCTCTACGAGCGTGCCGACACGCAGCTCTACGCCGCCAAGGCGGCGGGTCGCAACTGCGTGCGCTGA
- a CDS encoding ATP-dependent 6-phosphofructokinase — MIKRIAINTGGGDAPGLNAVIRAVAISGISRGWEVLGIRYGYRGLLDEPDGVVSLDRNAVRGIHHLGGTILGSTNRSDPFNYPVLKSGELVPTDVSARVVARFKQLGIDALVAIGGDGSIRLASQLLERGLPRVVAVPKTIDNDLPGTDLTFGFDTAVATASDAIDKLHTTAQAHERVMVVEVMGRHAGWIALYSGMAGGADAILIPEIPFEIERVCAKIRWREAINRRFTIVVVAEGATPKDGAAVFKAEAGKFKEHGQLGGIAERIAGELQTRTGKEARSIVLGHLQRGGSPVMTDRVLSLRLGCAATRFIDESTESGLVAVRGSQIKLVPLAEGTANNRTVPLDSDALLSARQLGICFGDEDPEAFDDSIPPPPPSLPPYRMLKPNP, encoded by the coding sequence ATGATCAAGAGGATTGCGATCAACACCGGGGGCGGGGACGCGCCCGGGCTCAACGCGGTGATTCGCGCCGTTGCGATCAGTGGCATCTCCCGCGGCTGGGAGGTGTTGGGGATCCGTTACGGCTACCGCGGTCTGCTCGACGAGCCCGACGGTGTGGTGTCCCTGGACCGCAACGCGGTGCGCGGCATCCACCACCTTGGCGGCACCATCCTGGGCAGCACCAACCGGAGCGACCCGTTCAACTATCCAGTGCTGAAATCTGGAGAGCTGGTGCCGACGGACGTGTCGGCGAGGGTGGTGGCTCGCTTCAAGCAGCTGGGCATCGACGCTCTGGTGGCCATCGGCGGTGACGGCTCGATTCGACTGGCTTCGCAGCTCCTCGAGCGGGGATTGCCCCGGGTCGTGGCCGTCCCCAAGACCATCGACAACGATCTGCCGGGGACCGATCTCACCTTTGGGTTCGACACCGCCGTGGCCACAGCCAGCGACGCCATCGACAAACTGCACACCACCGCGCAGGCGCACGAGCGAGTGATGGTGGTCGAGGTGATGGGCCGACATGCCGGTTGGATCGCGCTCTACTCGGGCATGGCCGGCGGCGCCGATGCGATTCTGATCCCGGAGATCCCGTTCGAAATCGAGCGAGTGTGCGCCAAGATCCGCTGGCGCGAGGCGATCAACCGGCGGTTCACCATCGTGGTCGTTGCCGAAGGAGCGACGCCCAAAGATGGCGCCGCGGTCTTCAAGGCGGAGGCCGGCAAGTTCAAGGAACACGGTCAGCTCGGGGGGATCGCCGAGCGGATCGCGGGTGAGCTTCAGACTCGCACCGGCAAGGAGGCCCGCAGCATCGTGCTGGGACACTTGCAGCGCGGTGGGAGCCCCGTGATGACCGACCGCGTGCTGTCGCTGCGCCTCGGTTGCGCAGCGACGCGTTTCATCGACGAGAGCACGGAAAGCGGGCTGGTCGCCGTTCGTGGCAGCCAGATCAAGCTGGTGCCGCTCGCGGAAGGCACCGCGAACAACCGCACCGTGCCGCTCGATTCGGACGCGCTCTTGTCGGCTCGCCAGCTCGGCATCTGTTTTGGTGACGAAGACCCCGAAGCGTTCGACGACTCGATCCCGCCGCCGCCGCCGTCGCTGCCGCCGTACAGAATGCTCAAGCCGAATCCCTGA
- the glnA gene encoding type I glutamate--ammonia ligase, which yields MNPKEVIEYGKKSGAVMVDLKFIDLPGKWQHTSVPFERLEVDSFEDGFGFDGSSIRGFQPINQSDMLLIPDPATAVMDPFTKHPTLSLLCTVQDTITRQNYSRDPRHIAKKAEAYLKSTGLADTCFFGPEAEFFIFDDVRFDASGHEAYFRIDSVEADWNTGRDERPNLGHKIRHKEGYFPVSPQDSQMDLRTDICLTMKQVGIEVEVSHHEVATAGQGEIDMKYDSLVRCADKLMWFKHIVKNVSHKNGKTATFMPKPMFGDNGNGMHCHQSLWSDGKPLFAGDGYAGMSDMALFYIGGILKHARSLAALTNPTTNSYKRLVPGYEAPVNLAYSSRNRSAAIRISTYSASPKSRRIEVRFPDPTGNPYITFSAMMMAGLDGIQNKIDPGDPLDKDIYSLSPEELKDVPHMPASLEESLDALERDHQYLLKGDVFTKDVVSMWLEYKRENDLKLSRLHPTPIEYTLYYDI from the coding sequence ATGAATCCCAAGGAAGTCATCGAATACGGCAAGAAGAGCGGCGCGGTCATGGTCGACCTCAAGTTCATCGACCTGCCGGGCAAGTGGCAGCACACCTCGGTCCCCTTCGAGCGACTGGAGGTGGATAGCTTCGAGGATGGGTTCGGCTTCGACGGCTCGTCGATTCGCGGATTCCAGCCGATCAACCAGAGCGACATGCTGCTGATCCCGGACCCTGCGACGGCGGTCATGGATCCGTTCACCAAACACCCGACCTTGAGCCTCTTGTGCACGGTGCAGGACACCATCACGCGCCAGAACTACTCGCGCGACCCGCGCCACATCGCCAAGAAGGCGGAGGCCTACCTGAAGAGCACCGGCCTGGCCGATACCTGCTTTTTCGGCCCCGAAGCCGAGTTTTTCATCTTCGACGATGTGCGTTTCGACGCCAGCGGTCACGAGGCCTATTTCCGCATCGACTCCGTCGAGGCGGATTGGAACACCGGTCGCGACGAGCGCCCGAACCTTGGCCACAAGATCCGCCACAAGGAGGGTTACTTCCCGGTCTCGCCCCAGGACTCGCAGATGGATCTCCGCACGGACATCTGCCTGACGATGAAACAGGTCGGTATCGAGGTCGAGGTCAGCCACCACGAGGTCGCGACCGCCGGCCAGGGTGAGATCGACATGAAGTACGACAGCTTGGTGCGCTGCGCAGACAAGCTGATGTGGTTCAAACACATCGTGAAGAACGTCTCCCACAAGAACGGCAAGACTGCGACCTTCATGCCGAAGCCGATGTTCGGCGACAACGGCAACGGCATGCACTGCCACCAGTCGTTGTGGTCCGACGGCAAGCCGCTGTTCGCGGGCGACGGTTACGCGGGAATGTCGGACATGGCGCTGTTCTACATCGGCGGCATTCTCAAGCACGCGCGCAGCCTGGCGGCGCTCACCAACCCCACCACCAACAGCTACAAACGTCTGGTCCCGGGCTACGAGGCGCCGGTGAACTTGGCGTACTCGAGCCGCAACCGCTCGGCGGCCATTCGCATCTCGACGTACTCGGCGTCCCCGAAGTCACGTCGCATCGAGGTGCGGTTCCCCGATCCGACGGGCAACCCGTACATCACCTTCTCGGCGATGATGATGGCGGGGCTCGACGGGATTCAGAACAAGATCGACCCGGGTGATCCCCTCGACAAGGACATCTACTCACTCTCACCGGAAGAGCTCAAGGACGTGCCGCACATGCCCGCGTCCCTCGAAGAGAGCCTGGACGCCCTCGAGCGGGACCATCAGTACCTGCTGAAGGGCGACGTCTTCACCAAGGACGTCGTCAGCATGTGGCTCGAATACAAGCGTGAGAACGACCTCAAGCTCTCGCGCCTGCACCCGACGCCCATCGAGTACACGCTGTACTACGACATTTGA
- a CDS encoding putative metal-binding motif-containing protein, with protein sequence MRRRWRRGGGGDLFTGGAAGVGGAGAVGGMNIGGSAAGGTGGGLVIDGGGATGGGSSSCKSGPTEDQDKDGFTSQDGDCNDCDANANPGAYDVPGNNVDEDCNGKADDAAVDCDSAITGVDDLDPMNGARAIGICQQATAGDKKWGVLEAKWVKADGSPGMNDLGHGLLPKFGPNVNCQEGKRMLGLSSGTAREPTEPDYADVGGEDMSTTSPPPAGFPVDSPTCPGNNTTGTTANDPAALELKIRVPTNSKSFSFKFNFYTYEWPDFVCSSYNDSFVALQMPAPPNAKLDNISFDTQGNPVSVNNGFLEACGCGGGPPCSAGGKNFACTLGTGILQGTGFGMDTTLYDDHGATGWLETKSPVAPGSEVILRFAIWDAGDHVLDSSVLIDDFVFSADEATGTTTNPVPTPK encoded by the coding sequence GTGCGGCGGCGCTGGCGGCGGGGCGGCGGCGGCGACCTGTTCACCGGCGGCGCCGCTGGTGTTGGGGGCGCAGGCGCAGTCGGCGGCATGAACATCGGCGGCAGCGCGGCAGGAGGCACTGGCGGGGGGCTGGTCATCGACGGCGGCGGGGCCACGGGCGGCGGGAGCTCGAGCTGCAAGTCCGGCCCCACCGAAGATCAAGACAAGGACGGCTTCACGAGCCAAGACGGCGACTGCAACGACTGCGACGCCAACGCTAACCCGGGCGCCTACGACGTGCCGGGCAACAACGTCGACGAGGACTGCAACGGCAAGGCCGACGACGCCGCGGTCGACTGTGACTCCGCCATCACCGGCGTCGACGATCTCGATCCCATGAACGGCGCGCGCGCGATCGGCATTTGCCAGCAAGCCACGGCCGGCGACAAGAAGTGGGGGGTGCTCGAGGCCAAGTGGGTGAAGGCCGATGGCTCGCCGGGCATGAACGACCTGGGGCACGGCCTCTTGCCGAAATTCGGACCCAACGTGAACTGCCAGGAGGGCAAGCGCATGCTCGGCCTGTCCAGCGGCACGGCCCGTGAGCCGACCGAGCCGGACTACGCGGATGTCGGGGGCGAGGACATGAGCACGACCAGCCCACCGCCCGCTGGGTTCCCGGTGGACTCACCCACTTGCCCGGGCAACAACACCACCGGCACGACGGCCAACGATCCGGCCGCGCTCGAGCTGAAGATCCGCGTGCCCACCAACTCGAAGAGTTTCTCCTTCAAGTTCAACTTCTACACCTACGAGTGGCCGGACTTCGTGTGCTCGAGCTACAACGACTCGTTCGTTGCGCTCCAGATGCCAGCGCCGCCGAACGCAAAGCTCGACAACATCTCGTTCGACACCCAAGGCAACCCGGTCAGTGTGAACAACGGCTTCCTCGAGGCCTGCGGTTGTGGTGGCGGACCGCCCTGCTCCGCCGGTGGCAAGAACTTCGCGTGCACACTCGGCACCGGCATCCTCCAGGGGACCGGCTTCGGCATGGACACGACCCTCTACGATGATCACGGCGCAACGGGCTGGCTCGAGACCAAGAGCCCCGTGGCGCCGGGCAGCGAGGTGATCTTGCGCTTTGCCATCTGGGACGCCGGCGACCACGTGCTCGACTCCAGCGTCTTGATCGACGACTTTGTCTTCAGCGCCGACGAAGCAACCGGCACGACCACCAACCCTGTGCCGACACCGAAGTGA